The following proteins are encoded in a genomic region of Gossypium hirsutum isolate 1008001.06 chromosome D05, Gossypium_hirsutum_v2.1, whole genome shotgun sequence:
- the LOC107904357 gene encoding trihelix transcription factor PTL — MEMGDQYGLPDFQRLLTRRTHFPASLLPQPSESPYLAHHRNMAPSPPPYHEPPYVLSNGDIAMPSGLLRFNTTGATGFTAEASASAAVGGGGWSLGNIDCGNSRWPRQETLTLLEIRSRLDSKFKEANQKGPLWDEVSRIMAEGYGYQRSGKKCREKFENLYKYYKKTKEGKAGRQDGKNYRFFKQLEAIYGETSNQSSVPETNNINTVPSNLPEKYHESMQEQKMSESLGFSDPEFEASSSEKMNDDECELSGIASMVNQMGVKKGWKTKVKDFVDAQMKRLIDSQDVWMERMLKVIEEKEKERVLREEEWRRQEAARFDKEHELWVKERAWIEARDASLMAALRTLRPLTAKTQNEINANRWTEHEILERRLQENGYSTRQSTWEDIEAKMVNLGYGYEHEANNAECYKKRKEDYLSS, encoded by the exons ATGGAAATGGGTGATCAGTACGGCCTGCCTGATTTCCAGCGGCTTTTAACGAGGAGAACCCATTTTCCGGCATCCCTGCTGCCCCAACCTTCTGAGTCGCCTTACCTTGCTCATCATAGGAACATGGCTCCATCACCACCTCCTTACCATGAACCACCCTACGTGTTGAGCAATGGGGATATTGCAATGCCTAGTGGTTTACTTAGGTTTAACACTACTGGCGCCACTGGTTTTACTGCTGAGGCTTCAGCTTCTGCTGCTGTTGGTGGTGGAGGATGGAGTTTGGGAAATATCGACTGCGGAAACAGCCGGTGGCCGAGGCAGGAGACTCTTACTCTTCTTGAGATCAGATCTAGACTTGATTCCAAGTTCAAAGAGGCTAACCAGAAAGGACCCTTATGGGATGAAGTGTCTAG AATAATGGCGGAGGGATATGGATACCAGAGAAGTGGGAAGAAATGTAGAGAGAAGTTTGAAAACCTTTATAAATACTATAAGAAGACCAAGGAAGGTAAAGCTGGTAGGCAAGATGGGAAGAATTACAGGTTTTTCAAACAGCTGGAAGCCATTTATGGTGAAACAAGTAACCAAAGTTCAGTCCCAGAAACTAACAACATTAATACTGTTCCAAGCAACCTGCCGGAGAAATATCATGAATCCATGCAAGAACAGAAGATGAGCGAGAGCCTCGGTTTCTCCGACCCCGAATTCGAGGCTTCCTCGTCGGAAAAAATGAACGACGACGAATGCGAGCTTTCGGGTATTGCTTCCATGGTGAATCAAATGGGGGTTAAGAAGGGATGGAAAACCAAGGTGAAGGACTTTGTGGACGCACAGATGAAGAGGTTGATCGATTCACAGGATGTTTGGATGGAGAGGATGTTGAAGGTgattgaagagaaagaaaaagaaagggtgttGAGAGAAGAGGAATGGAGGAGACAAGAGGCTGCTCGGTTCGATAAAGAACATGAACTCTGGGTTAAGGAAAGAGCTTGGATTGAAGCTCGGGATGCTTCTTTAATGGCGGCTTTGAGGACGTTAAGACCCTTGACGGCTAAAACCCAGAACGAGATCAACGCCAACAGATGGACCGAGCATGAAATCTTGGAACGGAGGTTGCAGGAAAATGGGTATTCGACGAGGCAAAGCACGTGGGAAGACATAGAAGCGAAAATGGTGAACTTGGGGTATGGTTATGAACATGAAGCAAACAATGCAGAGTGTTACAAGAAACGGAAAGAGGATTACTTGAGCAGCTAG
- the LOC107904196 gene encoding RING-H2 finger protein ATL38 has product MISGGLNLVMTVIGFTVSIMFIVFICTRLICARVQLHASRRPFAISSRSDLNMLERGLHGIEPVVVANFPTKTFCDECFSANKDAQCTVCLSEYRCEDVLRILPYCGHSFHVTCIDLWLQQHSTCPVCRISLRELPEKKRLMQPLFSSAGRSHFGTESFNMHTYNCLLRGHGFPSRTRENPVMDPNQENSFATGNLGSGENMSRTIEDDEDNIKEPRKKLVESPSNP; this is encoded by the exons ATGATATCAGGAGGGCTAAATTTGGTGATGACTGTTATAGGTTTCACAGTGAGTATTATGTTCATAGTGTTTATTTGTACACGTTTGATTTGTGCTCGTGTTCAGCTACATGCTTCTCGGAGACCCTTCGCAATCTCTTCAAGATCTGATCTTAATATG CTCGAACGGGGTTTACACGGTATTGAGCCTGTTGTTGTTGCAAATTTCCCAACAAAGACTTTCTGTGATGAGTGCTTCTCAGCTAACAAAGATGCTCA GTGCACGGTTTGCCTTTCCGAATACCGCTGCGAAGATGTGTTGCGAATCCTCCCTTATTGTGGGCACTCCTTCCATGTAACATGCATAGACCTATGGCTGCAACAGCATTCCACCTGCCCTGTTTGCCGAATATCGCTGCGTGAATTGCCCGAGAAAAAACGGTTGATGCAACCGTTGTTCAGTTCAGCCGGTCGTTCTCATTTTGGCACAGAATCTTTTAATATGCATACGTACAACTGTTTGTTGAGAGGGCACGGATTTCCCTCAAGAACCCGTGAGAACCCCGTGATGGACCCAAACCAAGAGAATTCATTTGCAACTGGAAATCtgggatcgggggaaaacatgtccCGTACAATCGAAGATGATGAAGACAACATTAAAGAACCAAGAAAGAAGCTTGTGGAAAGCCCATCAAACCCTTGA